Proteins co-encoded in one Lynx canadensis isolate LIC74 chromosome C1, mLynCan4.pri.v2, whole genome shotgun sequence genomic window:
- the PDZK1 gene encoding Na(+)/H(+) exchange regulatory cofactor NHE-RF3 isoform X1, translating into MASTFHPRECVLSKQEGQSYGFFLRIEKDTDGHLVRVVEKGSPAEKAGLKDGDRVLRINGVFVDKEEHMQVVDLVRKSGNSVTLLVLDGDSYEKAMKKRVDLKELGQSRKEPSLNDKKLPPVVKEGAETWTQPRLCYLVKEGSSYGFSLKTVQGKKGVYMTDITPQGVAMKAGVLAGDHLIEVNGENVEDASHEEVVAKVKSSGGHVMFLLVDEETDKLHTEQKTRFRRETASLKLLPHQPRLVEMKKGSNGYGFYLRAGPEQKGQVVKDIDSGSPAEEAGLKNNDLVVAVNGESVESLDHDSVVEMIRKGGDQTSLLVVDKETDHMYRLAHFSPFLYYQSQELPNGSVKEALAPAPAPAPAPAPVEVSSPDTTEEVGDHKPKLCRLVKGENGYGFHLNTIQGRPGSFVKEVQKGSPAEVAGLEDEDIIIEVNGGKVLEEPYEKVVDRIQNSGKNVTLLVCGKKAYDYFQAKKIPIVSSMADPLDAPPDSKEGTLAEPEHDSHVAKERAHSTASHSSSNSEDTEM; encoded by the exons ATGGCCTCCACCTTCCACCCACGAGAATGTGTGCTGTCTAAACAAGAAGGGCAAAGCTATGGCTTCTTCCTGCGAATTGAGAAGGACACTGATGGCCACCTGGTCCGGGTGGTTGAGAAGGGTAGCCCAGCGGAGAAGGCGGGCCTCAAGGACGGAGATCGAGTTCTTAGGATCAATGGTGTCTTTGTGGACAAGGAGGAACATATGCAG gTTGTGGATCTGGTCAGAAAGAGTGGGAACTCCGTGACTTTACTAGTCCTGGATGGGGATTCCTATGAGAAGGCCATGAAAAAACGGGTAGACCTGAAAGAGTTGGGTCAAAGTCGGAAGGAGCCGAGTTTGAATGATAAGAAACTGCCCCCTGTGgtgaaggaaggagcagagacttGGACGCAGCCACGACTCTGCTACCTGGTGAAGGAGGGGAGCAGCTATGGCTTCTCTCTGAAAACTGTCCAAG GCAAAAAGGGAGTGTACATGACTGATATAACACCTCAAGGTGTGGCTATGAAAGCTGGTGTCCTGGCCGGTGATCACTTGATTGAAGTAAATGGAGAGAATGTAGAAGATGCCAGCCATGAGGAAGTCGTTGCAAAG GTGAAGAGTTCTGGAGGCCACGTCATGTTCCTGCTGGTGGACGAGGAGACTGACAAGCTCCACACCGAGCAGAAGACCAGATTCAGGAGAGAGACGGCCAGTTTGAAACTGCTACCCCACCAGCCCCGGCTCGTGGAGATGAAGAAGGGGAGCAATGGCTATGGTTTCTACCTGAGGGCAGGCCCGGAGCAGAAAG GTCAAGTCGTCAAGGACATAGATTCCGGAAGTCCAGCAGAGGAGGCCGGCTTGAAGAACAACGACTTGGTAGTCGCTGTCAATGGCGAGTCTGTGGAATCCCTGGATCATGACAGTGTGGTGGAAATGATTAGAAAGGGCGGAGATCAGACTTCACTGCTGGTGGTGGACAAAGAGACGGACCACATGTATAGACTG gctcacttttctccatttctctactATCAAAGCCAAGAACTGCCTAATGGTTCTGTCAAGGAGGCTCTGGCTCCCGCTCCGGCTCCCGCTCCAGCTCCCGCTCCTGTGGAGGTTTCAAGTCCAGATACTACAGAGGAAGTAGGAGATCATAAGCCTAAACTCTGCAGGCTGGTTAAAGGTGAAAATGGCTATGGCTTTCACTTAAACACCATTCAGGGTCGGCCAGGCTCGTTCGTCAAAGAG GTACAGAAGGGCAGCCCTGCCGAAGTGGCAGGGCTGGAGGATGAGGATATCATCATCGAAGTGAATGGAGGGAAGGTGCTGGAAGAACCCTATGAGAAAGTGGTGGACAGAATCCAGAATAGTGGGAAGAATGTCACACTCTTAGTCTGTGGAAAGAAGGCCTATGATTATTTCCAGGCTAAGAAAATCCCTATCGTTTCCTCTATGGCTGATCCACTGGATGCCCCCCCTGATTCCAAAGAAGGAACATTGGCAGAACCAGAGCACGACTCACACGTGGCAAAAGAACGG GCGCACAGTACAGCCTCACATTCTTCTTCCAATTCTGAAGACACAGAGATGTGA
- the PDZK1 gene encoding Na(+)/H(+) exchange regulatory cofactor NHE-RF3 isoform X2 produces MASTFHPRECVLSKQEGQSYGFFLRIEKDTDGHLVRVVEKGSPAEKAGLKDGDRVLRINGVFVDKEEHMQVVDLVRKSGNSVTLLVLDGDSYEKAMKKRVDLKELGQSRKEPSLNDKKLPPVVKEGAETWTQPRLCYLVKEGSSYGFSLKTVQGKKGVYMTDITPQGVAMKAGVLAGDHLIEVNGENVEDASHEEVVAKVKSSGGHVMFLLVDEETDKLHTEQKTRFRRETASLKLLPHQPRLVEMKKGSNGYGFYLRAGPEQKGQVVKDIDSGSPAEEAGLKNNDLVVAVNGESVESLDHDSVVEMIRKGGDQTSLLVVDKETDHMYRLVQKGSPAEVAGLEDEDIIIEVNGGKVLEEPYEKVVDRIQNSGKNVTLLVCGKKAYDYFQAKKIPIVSSMADPLDAPPDSKEGTLAEPEHDSHVAKERAHSTASHSSSNSEDTEM; encoded by the exons ATGGCCTCCACCTTCCACCCACGAGAATGTGTGCTGTCTAAACAAGAAGGGCAAAGCTATGGCTTCTTCCTGCGAATTGAGAAGGACACTGATGGCCACCTGGTCCGGGTGGTTGAGAAGGGTAGCCCAGCGGAGAAGGCGGGCCTCAAGGACGGAGATCGAGTTCTTAGGATCAATGGTGTCTTTGTGGACAAGGAGGAACATATGCAG gTTGTGGATCTGGTCAGAAAGAGTGGGAACTCCGTGACTTTACTAGTCCTGGATGGGGATTCCTATGAGAAGGCCATGAAAAAACGGGTAGACCTGAAAGAGTTGGGTCAAAGTCGGAAGGAGCCGAGTTTGAATGATAAGAAACTGCCCCCTGTGgtgaaggaaggagcagagacttGGACGCAGCCACGACTCTGCTACCTGGTGAAGGAGGGGAGCAGCTATGGCTTCTCTCTGAAAACTGTCCAAG GCAAAAAGGGAGTGTACATGACTGATATAACACCTCAAGGTGTGGCTATGAAAGCTGGTGTCCTGGCCGGTGATCACTTGATTGAAGTAAATGGAGAGAATGTAGAAGATGCCAGCCATGAGGAAGTCGTTGCAAAG GTGAAGAGTTCTGGAGGCCACGTCATGTTCCTGCTGGTGGACGAGGAGACTGACAAGCTCCACACCGAGCAGAAGACCAGATTCAGGAGAGAGACGGCCAGTTTGAAACTGCTACCCCACCAGCCCCGGCTCGTGGAGATGAAGAAGGGGAGCAATGGCTATGGTTTCTACCTGAGGGCAGGCCCGGAGCAGAAAG GTCAAGTCGTCAAGGACATAGATTCCGGAAGTCCAGCAGAGGAGGCCGGCTTGAAGAACAACGACTTGGTAGTCGCTGTCAATGGCGAGTCTGTGGAATCCCTGGATCATGACAGTGTGGTGGAAATGATTAGAAAGGGCGGAGATCAGACTTCACTGCTGGTGGTGGACAAAGAGACGGACCACATGTATAGACTG GTACAGAAGGGCAGCCCTGCCGAAGTGGCAGGGCTGGAGGATGAGGATATCATCATCGAAGTGAATGGAGGGAAGGTGCTGGAAGAACCCTATGAGAAAGTGGTGGACAGAATCCAGAATAGTGGGAAGAATGTCACACTCTTAGTCTGTGGAAAGAAGGCCTATGATTATTTCCAGGCTAAGAAAATCCCTATCGTTTCCTCTATGGCTGATCCACTGGATGCCCCCCCTGATTCCAAAGAAGGAACATTGGCAGAACCAGAGCACGACTCACACGTGGCAAAAGAACGG GCGCACAGTACAGCCTCACATTCTTCTTCCAATTCTGAAGACACAGAGATGTGA